One window of Candidatus Neomarinimicrobiota bacterium genomic DNA carries:
- a CDS encoding AbrB/MazE/SpoVT family DNA-binding domain-containing protein, giving the protein MRTKIQKWGNSLALRIPKAFAKETNISDKSIVNLSIEDDHLVIFPIDEPDEYELDSLLSQIDQTNLHSEINWGQTVGKELS; this is encoded by the coding sequence ATGCGTACTAAAATTCAAAAATGGGGTAACAGTTTGGCACTTAGAATTCCTAAAGCCTTTGCCAAAGAAACGAACATAAGTGATAAGAGTATCGTTAACCTCAGCATTGAAGATGACCATTTAGTGATTTTCCCCATCGATGAGCCAGACGAATACGAGTTAGATTCTCTGTTATCCCAAATAGATCAAACAAACCTCCATAGTGAGATTAATTGGGGGCAGACTGTCGGCAAGGAATTGTCATAA